The stretch of DNA cattttcgtttttatttgacaaacattgtccaatcatggagtaactaggcttaaaaaattcgtctcacgatttacagacaaactgtgcaattagtttttgttttcatctatatttaatgctctatacatgtgccataagattcgatgtgatgaggaatcttgaaaattttttggtttttggtgggaactaaacaaggacttaATCAAATCATGCAGGGAATGATGCATTTggaatttggatgcactaggtgaattccccgcgcgttgctgcgggattttcttaaaaataaatcattatatacatagcattattatatggtatttagtctattatgtatgtaaacatatgaatttgacttgcatgtattttattgtattatatCTAAtaaaaattgctaagctaataaaacaaaaactaatatttggttacattatagagaaattaattggtgatgaaacaaatagtgtatgCGTATGACTTGTAGATAAACCCCACTAGCTATTTCTCTTGCCATGCAAAGTGTCCACATCAACATCCACTAGAACATCCCACTAGCACATAGCACATTCAACTATCTCACCATATAAAGTGtccacatcatcatccactAATACATTGATCCAACTAACACATACTATTATGTTGTCATTCAAACTATTTACATTAGCAAATCACATCATTTTTAACATATATTATTGTACTACCaacaccatacatatatatctcTCGATTCTTAGTGAATTAACATTCTAACTTATTTACATTTCTTCTTCGCACCCGTGGCAACGCGCGGAGAATTCTCCTAGTATATACTAAATGCTAGTGCAATGGCCGTCTCTAGGGTGTGGACAGTTGGTGCGACGGCCGGGGGCCACGACGCTAAGGGGCCTATAAgtatatatgtaatatatatAATACTTAGTATATAGATTTGTCTAATTTTTGGAGGCTTATACAGACACTATAGAAATCCATCAATTAATCTAAAAAAGAAATCCATTAATCAGCACGTCGTCCACATCCATCTATTGCTAGTGTTGCTTCATATTCTCGCTTGATCGATTAGTTGAGCAGATCAATGTTCCTCTTTATTGTCTTCTCGTCCTATTGACCAATCGTCCAATGCAACGATGTAGCTCCATGACACGCTAACACCACACGTCCGCACACTACTGATTGTAGTCACTACTGTCAAATTGGTGAAGAGCAAGGACATAGGTGATCGAGACTTCACCAATTTTGTTATTAGTATTCAGTGATAGTGTTCTAAGTTTCTAATTCTATTCtacttatttatttgttgtacTATAATTACCTTTTATAAACTAAAACATATGGtgcaaattaattttttttagttgtactatatattttatatatttgacaTATAAAAAAATTGATGGACTCTTACCCTTTTGCTTGCACAAGGGTCCTTAAAATTATAGAGATAGCTCTGAAGGTTACTCCTATATGAAAAATTGATATGACATCGATTTAATAACTTTGTGTGGGGTTGTCATGTCCACACAATGTCCCGTGCGAGTGTGGTGACATGAAGAGGCTTGGACAACCAGgttataaggccagtctcaatgcatagtttcatgacacagttaccaaaactataaactagataaccgagccatatgagtttcatggggatgaaactcctctctcatctgatgaaactccttcatttaatgcccctgccaagtcagcaattttgcttatgtggcactctATTTAATGTCTATGACACTCTCATTAAACAtgaattgagactggcctaaacaTGAGTGTTGTGATACTAAAAGTTTTACAACtataaattcaaaaaaaagtgtTCCAACAACTGACGACCCAACTAATACAATATGATTTATGAGCTTGTTCGCTTGTCTGAAAAGCCATAACTAAAAGTaatattcgctgatttattagaATAAGACAAGCGAAACAAGTACACACTTAcatactagggccttgtttagttcaccctgaaaaccaaaaagttttcaagattccccgtcacatcgaatcttgtggcacatgcatgaaacattaaatatagacgaaaacaaaaactaattacacagtttagctgtaaatcacgagacgaatcttttgatcctagttagtccatgattggataatatttgtcacaaacaaacaaaagtgctacagtaccgaaattttttcacttttcggaactaaacaaggccaagaacCTATAATCCTATATCGTACGTCGTCAGCCAATGCAGTTGACTGACTAGTTATTACTAAGCCCATGCATGTAAAACGCAAATAATCGTCACGTACGGGGAAAGTAAAACCACTTTCCAATTTTCCATTACAATATAGGAGCCTTTGTATTACCAAGTGTGATTAACCATGTTGACGGGGACGGTAACAAAGTAACAAACCGCGACGACTCATCAATCTGCATGTACATATACGTACAGGTAGGCCGGCCGGTCACTATCACTATGCCCAATCACACAAGCCACGTTTGTACGTCCACTCATCTGGAAAAAGTCCCATTTTCGCTTTGACCCTCCAATTACACTAGCTATATATAATTAACCCCCGGCCTGCACTGCATTGCATGCATCTCTTGTCCATCATCCAGCTGTTCATCATCACCAAGAGTTTGAGCATCGATCAAGTCATAGAAAAATTCACAGTGTTACAGAAACAGTGACGACGACAATGGCCGCCGCTTGGACGACGACAAGGAAGACGATGACGATGAGCGCCAGCAAGGCCTTCTCGGCGAGCTGTGTGCCCGCCGGCGGTGTCActcgcgacgacgacgacgacgagcagaGCTGGAAGGTCAGGGTCCCAAAAGGGTACCTCCCCATAGTGCTGGtccgcgacgacgacgacgaggaggagggcggtgcagggacgacgacgacgacggagaCGAGAGTGCTGGTGCGTGTGCGCGACCTCAAGGAGCCGTGCATGGCCGCGTTGCTGGAGGCGGCCGTCGAACAGTTCGGGTACGGTCAGCATGGGGTGCTCAAGGTCCCCTGTGACGCGCAACGTTTTCATCATGTGGTTAGCATGGCACGCAAGCCCAATCCAAAGTAGCTACGGGCGGCTAGGTGATGAAATATGGAGGAGTTATCTGCATGAGTGTACACGGTTTATTTGCAGCGAAATGACGTACTAGATTCTTTTCAGTTCTCGGTACGGTTCTACATGTTCTAGTTGGACTAGCTTGGACGCATACATTAGAGCCATGTGATGTAATTGTACCGTAAATTCGATGTTTAAGAGATGAAGACATATATGATGAGGTATGTTACAGACAAATTCGATGTGCCGAATTATGGTTTGTTTGAAAAATATATAGTGTTCTTAACTTCAGCTTCCATGCCAGGGTGACATGGGCGGCTCCCCCATGCTCACGGCTCTAACGCACTCCGCAGCCACGCCTCTTGCCCCACCGTCGCCAGAGCTAGCCGAGGCGAGCAGCAAGGAGGGTGGCGGTGTGGCCATCTTgcccttctcctctctctcaacCTTGTTCTTTCTTTCTTCCTATCCGTTGGTGGCGGCGGGCCTGATCTAGTTCCCCCAATTGGATCTTCGTAGGACCGCCAGATCTGGTGGGTCGGCCTCATTTCTAGCCCTGCCAGCCTAGGCTGCGGGGGACGGAGCTCGTGGTGCTGGTGCTGTTCGCAGCGATGGTGCAGCCGATGGGCGGGCGATAGTGCCTATCGTGTCGTGCGTCCTATAAAACAGCGTCATACAGTGGGCGGCGGCTAGATCCATGCAGGGGCAGGCTGATCCAGGTTGTGGGCGGCCATATCCAATGGTCCGGTGGTCGGGGCCAAGTGGAGGGTGGCTAGCACTAGTACATAATTCTTTTACCGCGGCAGGAAAAATCACTTTACCGAGACGGGCAAACTGACCGCCTCGAAGAAAAGGTCATCATTGATCAATGTTAACCGAGGCGGTCCTAATGTCCGCCTCGGTAAATCGatcaataaaaacaaaaaaagctgGATAAGCCCGCCGAGCCCATCCACGGCTCATCGAGCCCATCCCTGGCAACCGGATCCGCACGTGCATGCCACCGCTCGTCGGGGCCGCCCATCATCGGATTTGCTTGCCATGGCCTCCTCGAGCACCGCTGCAGCTGGATCTAACTCCAAGCGTCGCTGCCGCCACTAGGAGAGCCCTCCCTGAGCGCTACCGCAACAGGATCCGCCACCTCCAAACACCGTCGCGGCCGAGAGAGGCCTCCCCGAGTGTCGTCGCCATGGATCTGCCATGGAGAGAGGGTGAGGGATGGATctgagagaggagagggaggatgagggcatacctcttctatcgAGCGCAGAGCTGCTGCCACCGGGATGTCGAGGGAGCGAAGATGCAGCGGACCTCTGCGTGGGGAAGGATGGCAACCGTCGTTGTGCCATGCCATGGGGAGAGTGAGGGGTGGTGTCGCCGTTGTGGGGGGAGAGAAAGGGTCGGGCATTGCCGCTGTGCGGAGAAAGagtggagggagggagggagggagggagggacatagagagagagaggcgtcAGGTTGGGGAGGGGCATCGGGGTGGGAGTCGAGCTGGGGAGAGGCTCGATAGCGGCGGGTGTGAGAGGGGTGAGGAACCCTAACTGGCGAAGTGTTCGTATATATACTTGAAGGGTGATGTTGGGCCTCGTCTCTAGTATTGGGCTAAGAAACTGTAGTGGGTTGGGCTAGATTTTAGGAGACGGGTCTTATAAAATAACCGTCTCGATTAATGATTTACTGTGATGGTTATATTTATAATGCCTGCCTTAGTTAATAGGCATTAATCGAGGCGGCCGCCTTGGTTAATGGTGtctcggttaataaaaaatgaccgccttggttaatccgagacattaaccgaggcggttaaaAATTGTGCCTGCCTCCTAGGGAGTGTCGAAAAGGTCGCAGTTAAGTTATTTTATAGTAGTGTAGGTGTGGCTGGAGTGGATGTTGGCAGTTTGGGTGGCTGGGGCTTCTACCTCCCTTTCCCTGGACCTCTTTTCCTGTCATCTTTCTTCTCCCTTGCTGCTGACCAGTTTAGCTGGTTTTCGCAGTAGGCATCCTCCTCGGCGTGCTTCGTGGTTCGGTGTAGCTCATTGTGTTTCTTCTGTCTTTGTTAGTTGTTTTTGAGTTGTTTGTTGGGTCGATTCAACCAAATTGGAGCAGGTAGCGTTTGTGAGTTTGGAAAGTTTTGTAATTGTAGCAAAGGAGTGGTACATTCTTCTCAGTTGTATGGCTTGACCTAGTTTCCATTCAAAAAACTAGACGGGtacttatctttttttttctttcttagcTTTTGTCATCCTTTGTAAAAAAACTCATTTTCTACTGCTATAACTTAATGAATATCTTCTAACGAGTCTCATCACTTGTCACAAAAGAAGGCTTAGGAGCTCCAAACAATCTGTCCTAGTATTTGGTGAAATACTTTTTAAGCTGAACATCACCACTTATTATACCCTACACTTGTTCTAATTGAAAGATTCGTCTTTCTATTCTTTCTATTCGTCACTAATTAAAATTATATAGGTATTCCCTTCCAATAACTTTTTGAACTTTACTATTTGACTCCGCTTTAATCCTTCCTCCATAGCTGTGCTAGCAAGTAGTTAATTTTTTTAGGGAGGAAAACCTTGTTTTTTATAGAAAGCCAATGTTCATGATACAGACACACACtaaggacactcacaatgcaggaCTCTAtcgtagagtctaaagttatttattaacttgaacaatgtggacttagagtctaaataagacttggagtcttattttttctacctcttttctcaataaatatgctgccacatcagcaaaataccataaaaatatgtaattaattgtcttggactctgtgatagagtcttgcattaggAGTGCCCTAATCGAAAAATATGTCTCCGACAGTATTGTATCAGTTTCTATCAAAATATCTATATAAAAGATCTATTTTGGGTGTCAGGATATGCACAGCTTAAATCTATGTATCAATGTTCCTCGGGCTCCTGTCCCCAAGACAATCCAGTGATCGAAGACATCTTGCATGTTTCTCGGGCTCCTGTCCCAACCCAGGGTGCTAGTAGTTAAATATATATGCCGAAATTGCATAATCTTTGGAGTTTCAGTCTTACGAGTAAAATAACAAAAACATTTGCAGGCGGCCGGTGAACTTGACAAATATGTGTGCAGGCTAACTCTGAATATTCAGAAACAGCCACCGCAGACAGTGGCGTCGTCAGTGTTAATTACTTTTGTTCATCAATAGTTCATTACCTTCGAAGCCGGCCGTCCATCGGAATTATCTGAGGGAAACGGCCTGTTCACACAAACCAGCATAGCAGCATCCTATATAAGCAGCAAGCCTGTTCATCAGAATTTCTGTCAGTGAAAAATCAACTCGAAAAAAAAAGCCATCATCCACACGAGCAAATCAAATGGCTCCTGCTTCCTCCTCCCAGCCATGGCCTTTACTCCTCCTGTTCATCGTCTTGGTCTCGTGCTGCAGCCAGATCTCCGCCGGCGTTGACCCAACCCTCGGCTTCATCGCCGTCAACCTCACCGAGGACCGGTTCAAGCTGGACCACCCGTACGACCTGCCGCCGGAGCAGCGCTACGAGTTCCTCGCCGGCGTGCGGCGGATGTGGGTGTACTCCACCGACAAGCCCTTGAGCTCCGGCAGCCCCACCAGGCCACGCTCCGAGATCTTCCTAAACGTATATATATACTAACTAAATCAAGCCAACACCATCACTAATCTTCACGATCaacgctaattttcaaatttcttttttttttggtttgcaCGTTGCTACGGTGCAGGCGAAGTACACGACGGGGGTGTGGCAGTTCGAGGGCTACGGGTACGTGCCGGCGGGGACCTCCGGCGTGTCGGTGATGCAGGTGTTCGGCGCGTCGGGGAGGAACACGACGCTGATGCTGCACGTCTACGGCGGCCGGCTCATGTACTACCACGACGAGGCGCGCGTCGTGGACGCCGACATCTACGACCGCTGGTTCAGGCTCAACGTGGTGCACGACGTCGGCGCGGAGGTGCTCACCGTgttcgtcgacggcgaggagcggctcgccgtcgccggacacggcgGGTACCGCCACTACTTCAAGTTCGGGGTGTACACGCAGACGAACGCCTCGTACTATATGGAGTCCCGGTGGAGGGACGTCAAGGTCTACACCAAGCTCGGTTGAGGTTCAGGCTGAAGAATCAGAGGTCAAATCAGTGAATCTGAATAAAAGATTTGGGTTGGATGTAGACATCAGttgtttatttatatattttcctGACTTATCTTCAGCAATGTCGATCGCTGAAACTATGTAATAATGTAAACGCTGTATGTGAAGGCGCAGAAGCGGAAAGTCTCTTCCATTTTCTAAAATAGTTAGTCTGTTCGCTTGAGATCGCATTTGAGATTATCTGACAAATTTACCAGCTACTgagcagtgttttttttttcataacaaatcagcgaataatACTTTTAGCCATGATTTTTCAGCCAAGGACATCTAACTGCAAGCCTGCAACGGCAACATCTGCATTTGGAAGAACAGGTTTAAAATGTCATCAGGCAATACATGGGATGGGTACGAATTACAGAAACGATCTAGCTGTGCCCTGAGTCCTGAGAGAAGTACTGTATGTAGTAAGTACAGTTCTTAGTACACCGATCAACTGTTGCTGTTGGACCAAAATTAGTACAGTAACGTTTTCAATTAAttaacagaagaagaagacaaacAAAAAAGAAGTTTTTTCAAgagggaaaaaaaagagagaacaaTACATTGCTTTGCTCAAATCGATAATGGATGGATTAGCTGGACCGACCAATGGCGGACGTGGCGCTGTCAAGCAACAAACAAGCTAGTTATTATTATTGTCATGTCCTCCTCCTTGTCATGGACGTGGCGTTGCCGTCGAAGAGCTCGTCGATGATGGTCTCCACGTCCTCGGCGCTGAGCTTGACGTACTTCTCCGTCTGCCTCCCGGCGCTGAAGTGCTGCGCGAACCGGCCGAGGAAGGAGCGGTAGGCCggcacgacgacggcggcgatgGAGACGCGCAGCTCCGACTGCAGCTGCTCGTCGCTCACCACCCACGCGCCCTGCGTCCGGTGGATCTCGTCCATGGCGGCGTTGAACTGCTTGAACCGCTCCTTGAGCACCGGCTTCTGCACGTGCCCCTTCACCGTCAGCACGCCGTCGTCCCGGAGCAGCCCCAGCACGCGGCTCCACGCCTCCCGCTGGTAGTTCTTGTGGTACTGCCGCAGGTTCGTCGACTGCTTCCTCGCCCACGCCTCGCCGAGCATGGCGTTCGTCTCCGACGACCCCCGGATCTTCTGCAGCATGTACCGCCCGTTGTTCATCAGGAAGATGTTGCTCAGCGACGGGTCCTTGTACAGCCGCGACTTGGCCTCCAGGTTGCTGTGCAGCAGCTCCATCACCTCCATCAGCTGCGCCGCGAACGGgttgccgccgccgtcgtcgccgccgccattgCCTCCATTACTGTGGTGCTCGCGGAACACCTGCTCCAGCGTGCTGTTGTACTCGCACGCGTACTTTAGGTAGTTCATCACGTAGCGGGTCAGCGGGTGCACCGCGCCGCCGGGCACCGGCTGCTTCCCGGCGTCGGCGCGGATCGAGCTCTCCAGCTCGCGGAAGATGGCCGCGGCGGACTCGCCGAGCCTGTACCGGACGGCGGCGATCTCGGACTTGAGCTCCGCCAGCCCCGAGTGATGGCTGTGGCTGTGGCTGTGCTCGGCGGTTGCCGGCTCGTCGGCGGACAGGAAGGCCTCGATGACCGGGGACGCGTCGCGTACCGCCTCGTACATGTCGAGCACCTTGAAGAGCTTCTCCGCCGCGCGCTTCGTCATGGCCACGGCGTCCGTGAAGCTGAGCATGTGCAGCATCACGCAGCGGGAGAGGTCGGCGAAGATGCCGCGCCCCACGGCGGCGTGGCGGCCGGCGAAGACGCGGGTGCACAGGTCGTGCTCCGTGGACAGCCCCACGTTGATGGCGTGCCGGAACGCCTTGGTCCACGTCACGATCACCGCCTCCAGCGCCTCCCATGTCATCTTCACCACGTCGTCGATGTTGGACTTCTCGTAGCCCAGCCCCTGCAGCGTCGCGTCGAACGCGTTCCGCCGCGCCACCAGGAACATCTGCGAGCACTCCGTCACGTACCCGGCGGCCACCATGGCGTCGGCCATGGCGCGGAGCCGGTCCACGGTCTCCGCCGGGTACGGCGGCGCGGACTCCTTCCCGGGGCCGGACTCCGACGGCGGAGGCGGCGCGAGGACGCAGCGGTCGGGCTCGTGCGCGCCGCCCAGCTCGGACCCCGTCGTCTTGGGGACGCGCGGGTCCTCGAGCAGCCCGTGGAACTCTTCCTCGAGGAACGCCATGGCCCGGTGCAGCACGGCCGTGACGCGGTTCACGGCGGCCGCGTGCTTGCCGCCGCCCTCGGGGCTCTTGCCGAGCGCGGACGAGAGCGCAGCGATGCGCGTGAtcgcggcgagcagcgccgacgGCTCGCCGCCGGCCTCCGCGGCCCACTTGTCCTCGACGCCTTCGGACCGGGCGACCAGCAGCTCGACGGCGGAGGCGAACCTCTCCAGCGTCGCCTCCGTGACGCTCACCGGCGAGTCCGCATCCTGACCCGCGAGGAACGCGTCGACCTCGGCCGACAGCGCGGCGAGGTCCGGCTCGCCGCCTCCTCCCGAGCCCGGACactcgccaccaccaccaccacctcctcctcctcctcctcgtggcGCCCCATGGTCACCCTCCTCTTGCTCGTCCTCCTCCTTGATGGACTGCTCCCTGGAGCCGCCGTGCGGAGGGTGGTCCCTCTTGTCGCGGAGGGCGCCGAGGGAGAAGTTGCGGTCGACCTCCCGGGTCCTGCCGCCGTCGTCGCGGGTGGTCGCCGGCGAGAAGCTGCTGGACTTGTAGGGCGCTTGGCTCCGGCTGTCCATCTCCGGTGGGTGGCCGGCCGGGTGGAAGGAGGGGAGGAAGAATGAGCAATGGCGAGGTCAGTGGTTGTTTGTTCGCACGGATGGCTGAGGAGACATGCAGagcaagagagagaaagagagaggagGCGGTGACGGTACGGTGAGGAGGTGGCTAGAGAGAGAAAGCCGGTTTGCGCGGGAATGGAGACATCAGGCACGTTACGCTTGGAACGGCCCCGTTTTAGCTGGCCGGCAACGAGAGGTGCAGAGGTCTCCTCTCTCATCTCtctctcatctctctctctctctagcatATGGGGAGTTTTACATGTTAACATGTAGATATAAATTCAAATTCATAGATTTATGGTCAGCAATAGCTCAAATTTAAGGAAAATGTTATATTATAGGTACTTTTTTAGAGGAAAACAATCAAATGGAAGTTTAACTCCTAAAGAAGCGCTTTATGAAGCTTTTGATTGATTATTTCTTCCTTCTATACACACGGTGGAAGAGGGCACTAGTtttgaagaaaataaaaacaggTTAACTCCATGCCTTTTAACCTTTCAAAAAAGATTCactaatctaaaaaaaataaaaaaaagtaatTTCATTGAATTGTATTTTTATTGATCAATTAGAATTATCTTTTAGAGATAACATTAGGATCATCTTCAACCTTATTATCTTCCCATTCGTTCGTTGACTGCATCACTTGCCCCCACCTATCGGCCGAATACACATCACCTATTATGCTAAACAAATGTTATCGGTTCGTCCCAATGTCTCCCCCGTTCTTGGTCGCCTCCTCGGTCAATCCGTCTCTCTATTTCTCAGGCCGTTGGATACAATTGTCTATATTGATCTCTTTTTTCAACCTAATGCTTCATCGGTGCATGGATCAAGAGACCGTTCTAGTAGACATAGGGGACACAAAAATTGTAAGATaccattgcttagtttgcttgaCATTATAGATGATGTCAACTGAATCAGAACTGTCTAATTTGCATATTGCATCCATCTTCTTcttcgttcttcatcattgaCCATTTTGACGATGCTTGGTCTTAACTCTTAACCCCACAAGGAGCCCTCAACCAGGGCACTTTGAAAGCTTAGGGCAATGATTTATGTGAACTGGTGTAAAAATCTAGTATCCAATCATATCTATTTTGTCAATTAGTTTTAGACTtagctataaataacatcaaCATTTAATCTCAAAATATGTTTATTAAAAATTACATTGCAAATTAACTTACTTAGTATTATAGATACTAGCACCtttttatatatttggtcaaatttgataTTAGTTGACTCCTAAAAAAGTGAGATATGCACTTCTTTTTGAACAAATAGAGTAGAGAAATATTACCAATGTTGTGCTGAATGCCATATTATATTACTTTCTGAAACGACCGTACATATTGGAATATAAAAAACTAGGCAAGGATACGGAGGGTTGAAATATTGTGTTCCTTAGATGGGTGTGTTACATGGCATGCGTTGGTTGTCATCAAATATAATCTTAGTTGTGGTTTAATACAAATTACTCAACAGACTGCTAGTATCAGGTTCTTGTTTTATCTGCAAGTGTATAAATATATGATCTAGGATTTTTCACGTGGACATAATTAAGCATGCATATTATAATATCGATTATTCGATAACTATCACGTAATTTTTGTCATCTATAGTTTGCATATACTtatattttttctagaaattttaaaatattattTGACATGTAATAATACAAATAGGCTAATAATTGCTATTATTGATTAATCATAAGATTTCTGAATGGTGGCGGTGATGTAAGTGTGGGTGTGGGTGTGGGTGTGGGTGGGGAGGGGGCATTGGCTCCCTTCTTAACAGAACCTGCATTGCAACCATACTTGAAGTACATATCAATATCACGGCCTCACTTGGGTTACTAGTACAGTTCAAATTCTTTGTTCAATTCTGGACTCTGGCTGCTGAAAAAGCTCAAGGATGCGCACCGCATCCATCAACTCACTTTCATTGATGATCAAGATCCCGAGAATACATACCTTTTATAAGCTTTGGAAGGAACGAAAGTCTCCGCTCTGGagtaacttaggccttgtttagttccaaaaatttttgcaaaatttttcagatttcccgtcatatcgaatctttagacgcattcatggagtattaaatatagacaaaaataaaaactaattgcacagtttggctggaaatgacgagacgaatcttttgagcctagttagtctatgattggacaatatttgtcaaatacaaacgaaagtgctacagtgttgatttttcaaaaaaaattgaactaaacaaggccttagtccatTCAACTTGTTGCTGATTTATGCCAGATTTTATTTACATCAAGATGAATTTTATGTGTAACTATTATTGTTTTTATTCATACAGTTGAAAACATTGAAGAACATGCTCTATGTAATTTGAGCATTGGAAGAGCCAGAGCATTCTCAACAAGATAACTTGGCAATGCCCACCATGGCATAAACTTGACGGCTCCCTAAACATCCTATAAGAAAGTAAGTCTGTTTTTCGCTACCATGGCGGCGAAAATTGCTATCAAAGTCGTTTAgtcgaagaagaggaagaggacgaCGGTTCGTGAAAAGAACAGAGATTGTAGATTCTGATAGACGAATCTAGCATATAGCAACATCTTAATGTTATGGATGAAGAAGACAGACGGTGTAGAATACTTAGTACTCTGGTCTGAAAGTGCCGATGACATGGCTCCCCACTTTCCCACGACGGGGACAGGAGTAGCACAGGACAGCACACACGAATGTCATGTGGCCTCCCTCTCTAGTTTCCCCAAAGCCATGGGAGATGCAAAGCTTCTTTGACTTTTGACTAAACAATTTCAGCTCTTGCCACTGCAACCATCTTCGTGCCAATTAATGTGTGCTCGTGCTACTCgttatttattttcctttttttatatagaaaaaaatGACAAACAACGTGCATGATTGAATTCGCCTAAACATCTACATTCTGCATTGCACGACCTTGTTCTTAGCTGGCTGTCCaatgcagcagcaacaacaaaacaataaccaaaaaaaaaaaaggaagaggCTATCCAGGGACTGGTATCAGGTAGGAAGGTGGGTGTCATGAAAAATAACACAATTTTGTTTTCCTTCTGTTCTCCAGTCTTAAGATAAGTACAAGCGTAGCCTCATGGACTAGGCAGTATGTATCAAACTGGACTGAAATGCTACAAAACAGTCTGG from Sorghum bicolor cultivar BTx623 chromosome 8, Sorghum_bicolor_NCBIv3, whole genome shotgun sequence encodes:
- the LOC8073486 gene encoding citrate-binding protein, producing MAPASSSQPWPLLLLFIVLVSCCSQISAGVDPTLGFIAVNLTEDRFKLDHPYDLPPEQRYEFLAGVRRMWVYSTDKPLSSGSPTRPRSEIFLNAKYTTGVWQFEGYGYVPAGTSGVSVMQVFGASGRNTTLMLHVYGGRLMYYHDEARVVDADIYDRWFRLNVVHDVGAEVLTVFVDGEERLAVAGHGGYRHYFKFGVYTQTNASYYMESRWRDVKVYTKLG
- the LOC8079861 gene encoding exocyst complex component EXO70B1, coding for MDSRSQAPYKSSSFSPATTRDDGGRTREVDRNFSLGALRDKRDHPPHGGSREQSIKEEDEQEEGDHGAPRGGGGGGGGGGGECPGSGGGGEPDLAALSAEVDAFLAGQDADSPVSVTEATLERFASAVELLVARSEGVEDKWAAEAGGEPSALLAAITRIAALSSALGKSPEGGGKHAAAVNRVTAVLHRAMAFLEEEFHGLLEDPRVPKTTGSELGGAHEPDRCVLAPPPPSESGPGKESAPPYPAETVDRLRAMADAMVAAGYVTECSQMFLVARRNAFDATLQGLGYEKSNIDDVVKMTWEALEAVIVTWTKAFRHAINVGLSTEHDLCTRVFAGRHAAVGRGIFADLSRCVMLHMLSFTDAVAMTKRAAEKLFKVLDMYEAVRDASPVIEAFLSADEPATAEHSHSHSHHSGLAELKSEIAAVRYRLGESAAAIFRELESSIRADAGKQPVPGGAVHPLTRYVMNYLKYACEYNSTLEQVFREHHSNGGNGGGDDGGGNPFAAQLMEVMELLHSNLEAKSRLYKDPSLSNIFLMNNGRYMLQKIRGSSETNAMLGEAWARKQSTNLRQYHKNYQREAWSRVLGLLRDDGVLTVKGHVQKPVLKERFKQFNAAMDEIHRTQGAWVVSDEQLQSELRVSIAAVVVPAYRSFLGRFAQHFSAGRQTEKYVKLSAEDVETIIDELFDGNATSMTRRRT